The Caulifigura coniformis genome includes a region encoding these proteins:
- a CDS encoding FmdB family zinc ribbon protein: MPIYVYEIVQADGSEGPRFEIAQGMKEKPLTAHPETGEPVRRVIVPVAIGGSWTEGSMNRAMKDDKKLDKLGFTKYVKAGDGIYEKRAGKGPKIIDKNNRIKPSDLKHLD, translated from the coding sequence ATGCCAATTTACGTCTACGAAATTGTTCAGGCTGATGGGTCCGAGGGGCCTCGCTTCGAGATTGCGCAGGGGATGAAGGAGAAGCCGCTGACGGCGCATCCGGAGACGGGAGAGCCGGTGCGGCGGGTGATTGTCCCGGTGGCGATCGGCGGATCGTGGACCGAGGGCTCGATGAACCGGGCGATGAAGGACGACAAGAAGCTGGACAAGCTCGGCTTCACGAAATACGTGAAGGCGGGGGACGGCATCTACGAGAAGCGGGCGGGCAAGGGGCCGAAGATTATTGATAAGAACAACCGGATCAAGCCGAGCGATCTGAAGCATCTGGATTAG
- a CDS encoding cytochrome c peroxidase, translated as MIGVRFLAVLLLVGGVTPVDGALPPAWRKPSAAVLLEGGTRLAVANEGTGSLSLVALKSAGDDAGAGDSRVVEQAVGRSLTDLAAIPSTGWLLATDAGTHELRGLKVDGDAVVTLGTAPVAKHPVSVCVSHDGRLASVASLWSRCVTLVELDLTPAGPELRPVAVLPLEFNPRLQLVLDDRRVLVVDAFGGRLALIDLAERTVKPLRSLHGGNVRGVALSRDKEHVVFAHSIQNPLAHTDFNDIHWGMLTNNVLREIPLAGLIDPSSAERETPVRQVGQPGFGAADLAGLAQLRNGNWAVLSSGTGDLSILTTPAGISARISVGARPLSLVLDDRGTVFVVNQLSDSISVVDPAGGAVVETISLGPMPEPTPASRGERLFFSAKLSHDQWLSCHSCHVDGHTTNGLADTHSDGTFGTPKKILSLLGTRDANPWGWNGAFRELHEQVESSITSSMQGPQPTLEEVSDLTAYLHTLRAAPPVLDPVGEEQVESVAAGRQVFEREGCAKCHVPSLTFTTDAVFDVGLTDEEGLSKFNPPSLRGVSQRSTFLHDGRAKSLRSVFEDHSHQIPGGLGPQDLNRLLEYLRSI; from the coding sequence ATGATCGGCGTTCGTTTTCTGGCAGTTCTTCTTCTCGTTGGCGGTGTGACGCCGGTGGATGGGGCGTTGCCGCCTGCGTGGAGGAAGCCTTCGGCCGCAGTGCTGCTGGAGGGGGGAACCCGGCTGGCGGTTGCCAACGAGGGGACGGGCTCGCTGTCGCTGGTCGCGCTGAAGTCGGCCGGCGACGACGCGGGGGCGGGCGATTCTCGCGTCGTGGAACAGGCGGTCGGGCGTTCATTGACGGATCTCGCGGCCATTCCTTCGACGGGCTGGCTGCTGGCGACGGACGCGGGGACGCACGAACTCCGCGGATTGAAAGTTGATGGCGACGCAGTCGTGACCTTGGGGACGGCGCCGGTCGCGAAGCATCCGGTCAGCGTCTGCGTGAGCCATGATGGCCGGTTGGCGAGCGTGGCGTCATTGTGGTCGCGGTGTGTCACGCTGGTGGAGCTCGATCTGACACCGGCGGGCCCGGAGCTGCGGCCCGTGGCCGTGCTGCCGCTGGAGTTCAACCCGCGGCTGCAGCTTGTGCTGGATGACCGGCGTGTGCTGGTGGTGGACGCCTTCGGTGGACGGCTGGCGCTGATTGACCTGGCGGAGCGCACCGTTAAGCCGCTGCGCTCCCTTCACGGTGGCAATGTGCGAGGGGTCGCGTTGTCGCGCGACAAAGAGCACGTTGTTTTTGCGCATTCGATCCAGAATCCCCTCGCGCACACCGACTTCAACGACATCCATTGGGGGATGCTGACCAACAACGTGCTGCGCGAGATTCCGCTCGCCGGCCTGATCGATCCGTCGTCCGCGGAGCGCGAGACGCCGGTGCGGCAGGTGGGGCAGCCGGGATTCGGCGCGGCGGACCTGGCGGGACTGGCCCAACTGCGCAATGGCAATTGGGCCGTGCTTTCGTCCGGGACGGGGGACCTTTCGATCCTGACGACTCCGGCGGGAATCTCGGCGCGGATCAGCGTCGGCGCGCGGCCGCTTTCGCTGGTGCTGGATGATCGGGGAACGGTTTTCGTCGTGAACCAGTTGTCCGATTCGATCTCGGTCGTCGACCCGGCGGGCGGCGCGGTGGTCGAGACGATATCCCTCGGTCCGATGCCGGAGCCGACGCCTGCTTCGCGTGGGGAGCGGCTGTTCTTCAGTGCGAAGCTGTCGCACGACCAGTGGCTGAGCTGCCATTCATGCCACGTCGACGGGCATACGACGAATGGGCTGGCGGATACGCACAGCGACGGGACATTCGGGACGCCCAAGAAGATCCTGTCACTGCTGGGAACGCGGGATGCCAATCCTTGGGGATGGAACGGCGCCTTCCGCGAGTTGCATGAACAGGTGGAGAGTTCGATCACGTCGTCCATGCAGGGGCCACAGCCGACCTTGGAGGAGGTTTCGGATCTGACCGCTTACCTGCACACGCTGCGGGCGGCGCCCCCCGTGCTGGACCCGGTGGGGGAAGAGCAGGTGGAGTCTGTGGCGGCTGGACGGCAGGTGTTCGAGCGCGAGGGCTGCGCGAAATGCCACGTTCCTTCGCTGACGTTCACGACGGATGCGGTTTTTGACGTGGGGCTGACGGACGAGGAAGGGTTGTCGAAGTTCAATCCGCCCTCGCTGCGGGGCGTGAGCCAGCGGTCGACATTTCTGCATGACGGCCGGGCAAAATCGCTCCGATCGGTGTTCGAAGACCATTCGCACCAGATCCCGGGAGGACTCGGGCCTCAGGACTTGAACCGGCTGTTAGAATATCTACGGTCGATCTGA
- a CDS encoding carboxymuconolactone decarboxylase family protein, producing MPTLDELKSLLNDDTKDLRLNLGSVLDSGDLEPQERYAIALCSAVFLKETELAEALIQQAGTTLSPEAIADAKGAAAIMGMNTVFYRFRHMIGKESYTQRPAGLRMSRMSKPAVSKKLFEMCSMACAVLAGCEMCIRAHENSLLHEDVTEDRVQQVVRIAAVVQGFVVAVAAARVGA from the coding sequence ATGCCGACTCTCGACGAACTCAAAAGCCTGCTGAACGACGATACCAAGGACCTGCGGCTGAACCTGGGGAGCGTGCTCGATTCGGGCGACCTCGAGCCGCAGGAGCGTTATGCGATCGCGCTGTGCAGCGCTGTGTTCCTGAAGGAAACGGAACTGGCCGAAGCGCTGATCCAGCAGGCCGGCACGACTCTCTCGCCCGAGGCGATCGCGGATGCGAAGGGGGCGGCCGCCATCATGGGGATGAACACGGTGTTTTACCGGTTCCGCCACATGATCGGGAAAGAGAGTTATACACAGCGGCCGGCGGGTCTGCGGATGTCGCGGATGTCGAAGCCGGCGGTGAGCAAGAAGCTGTTCGAGATGTGTTCGATGGCGTGCGCGGTCCTGGCCGGGTGCGAGATGTGCATCCGGGCGCATGAGAACAGCCTGTTGCATGAAGACGTGACCGAAGACCGGGTGCAGCAGGTGGTGCGGATCGCGGCGGTGGTGCAGGGGTTTGTGGTCGCGGTGGCGGCGGCCCGGGTCGGCGCGTAA
- a CDS encoding peroxiredoxin yields MLNVGQKFPTFSAKACVGSNDKSLTTVSNEKSTGRWTVYFFYPKDFTFICPTELVEFNRRLADFNDRDCDVVGGSTDNEYSHLAWCKSHDDLKGLKYPLIGAQRLAFDLGIVDPVENVCLRSTFLVDPNGVIQWAASYPLSVGRSVDEVLRVLDAVQSDELCPCNWKKGEATIKVA; encoded by the coding sequence ATGCTGAATGTGGGACAGAAGTTTCCGACCTTTTCCGCAAAGGCTTGTGTTGGCAGCAACGACAAGTCGCTGACCACGGTGTCCAACGAGAAGTCGACCGGCCGCTGGACGGTGTACTTCTTCTATCCCAAGGATTTCACGTTCATCTGCCCGACGGAGCTGGTGGAGTTCAATCGCCGGCTGGCGGACTTCAATGACCGCGACTGCGACGTGGTCGGCGGGAGCACGGACAACGAGTACTCGCACCTCGCGTGGTGCAAGTCGCACGACGACCTGAAGGGTCTGAAGTACCCGCTCATCGGCGCGCAGCGGCTGGCGTTCGACCTGGGGATCGTTGACCCGGTGGAAAACGTCTGCCTGCGTTCGACGTTCCTGGTGGATCCGAACGGCGTGATCCAGTGGGCCGCATCATATCCGCTGAGTGTCGGCCGGAGCGTCGACGAAGTGCTGCGGGTGCTGGACGCGGTGCAGTCGGACGAGCTGTGCCCGTGCAACTGGAAGAAGGGCGAAGCCACGATCAAGGTGGCGTAA
- a CDS encoding LysR family transcriptional regulator, whose protein sequence is MDLPSLRAILKIAERGSFSQAARDLGVTQPAISQQVGKLETELGRSLFERQGRRVTLTEAGDKLRRHAEQIVALADDARRIVTDDGETGKIVIGAIPTIAPYLLPEVLCAFRDACPRAQVEVHEEVTASLLQRCANGEIDLGLLALPAERRYLHLERLYDEELLLVVQASHPLATARKARLEDLQEEPFVLLDEAHCLSGDIRSFCLRKRFQPVTTGRTTQLATVQELVALGHGVSLIPEMARRRDADPRRIYRSLDGVRPKRTIAMCWNPDRYQSKLMKSLISQLRRLSPSP, encoded by the coding sequence ATGGACCTGCCGTCTCTTCGGGCCATCCTCAAAATCGCTGAACGGGGCAGCTTCTCTCAAGCCGCCCGCGATCTCGGAGTCACCCAGCCCGCCATCAGCCAGCAGGTCGGCAAGCTCGAAACCGAGCTCGGACGCAGCCTGTTCGAGCGCCAGGGACGCCGCGTCACGCTGACCGAAGCCGGCGACAAACTCCGACGCCACGCGGAGCAGATCGTCGCCCTCGCCGACGACGCGCGAAGGATCGTCACGGACGACGGCGAGACGGGGAAAATCGTCATCGGCGCGATCCCTACCATCGCCCCCTATCTGCTCCCCGAGGTTCTTTGCGCATTCCGCGACGCCTGTCCCCGGGCCCAGGTCGAAGTCCACGAGGAAGTCACCGCCAGCCTCCTGCAACGCTGTGCCAACGGCGAAATCGACCTCGGCCTGCTCGCGCTCCCCGCCGAACGTCGCTATCTCCATCTCGAACGGCTCTACGACGAGGAACTGCTCCTTGTCGTCCAGGCGAGCCATCCCCTGGCCACGGCGCGAAAGGCCCGGCTCGAAGACCTCCAGGAAGAACCTTTCGTCCTCCTCGATGAGGCCCACTGCCTCTCCGGCGACATCCGCTCGTTCTGCCTGCGGAAGCGGTTCCAGCCTGTCACAACCGGCCGAACCACCCAGCTCGCCACCGTGCAGGAACTCGTCGCCCTCGGGCACGGGGTGTCGCTGATCCCCGAGATGGCCCGGCGTCGCGACGCCGACCCCAGGCGCATCTACCGCTCCCTTGATGGCGTCCGCCCGAAACGAACGATCGCCATGTGCTGGAACCCCGACCGCTACCAGTCAAAGCTGATGAAAAGCCTGATCAGCCAGCTTCGCAGGCTCTCACCCTCGCCATGA